The Streptomyces halobius genomic interval GATGGTCCGCTCGGAGAAGCCCTGACCGCCTGGTACACCGAGCTGACCCGCCGCATCAGCAGCACGCCGGCATCAGCAGCGGGGACGAGGTGACGGCCGCCATGGACCACGTTCCGTCCGTTGTCCTGGGCGTGTGCTCCTTCACCCACGATTCCGCCGCTGCGCTCCTCATTGACGGCGAGCTGGTGGGCTTCGTCGAGGAGGAACGCCTGTCCCAGCGGAAACACACGCGTGAGTACCCCCGCCACGCCATCGGATGGCTGCTGGACGAGGCTGGCATCACGCCAGGTGACGTCGATGCCGTCGCGTACAACTTCCAGCCCATCCGCTACCTCGCCGAGACCCCCGCCGCCTTGCGGATGACTTCGTCGGGGATGACCCGCTCACGTGCCTTGCCGCGTGCGGCGGGGTTCGCCAAGGTCGCCATGCGCACTCGGCGTCGCCTGCAGGTCCTTGCTTGGTACTTCCCCGGTGCCCAGGTCACCCCGGTACTGCACCACCGCGCGCATCAGCTTGCGGCGTTCACAGCATCGGGCTGGGACGAGTCGGCAGTTCTCGTCGTCGACAGTCTCGGTGAGCGGCAGACCACCACCATCGCCCACGCCCACCAGGGCGTTCGTCCGCGGGTGCGCATGCTGGACGCGCTGATGGACCCGGCTTCGCTGGGCTATGTGTACGGGGCGGTCACTGAGTACCTCGGCTGGCGGCGCGGCGACGAAGAGGGCACCGTCATGGCTCTCGCGGCGCTTGGCGACCCCGCCCGGTTCCGGGACCTCTTCAGCCGTGCAGTCCGCACAACAGCCACCGGCTTCGCCGTGGATCCGGCGTACTTCCTGCCCCGCGTGCTTGCCTCCGGCTATCCGCGCATTGCGCCTCGGTTCGTCGATGAGACCTGCCCGCCCCGGCACCCGGGCGAGCCGGTTCAGGAGATCCACCAGGACCTGGCCGCCGCCCTCCAAGAGCGCACCGAGCAGATCATGGTGCACCTCGCGCGGCGAGCCCGCGTAGTGAGTGGCTCGCGCCGGCTGTGCGTGGGTGGCGGTGTGGCCACCAACTGCGTCAGCATTGGACGGATCGTCGAGTCCGGCGTCTTCGACGAGGTCTTCGTCCCACCGGCCCCCGGCGACGCCGGCACGGCGATCGGCGCAGCGGTCGCCGTGCACACCGACAGCGGCAGTCGACGGCCCCTCACCGGGATCGCTCGTACCTGCTACCTCGGCCCGTCCTTTCCGGAGCCGGTGCTGCACCTCACCCCGTGGCCCGGACTGAAGCAGAAGATCCTCGGCGCGGACGCCGCGGAGTTTCTCGCGGACCAGTTGGCCCACGGGATGATCGTGGGGCTCTTCCAGGGCCGCGTCGAGGCCGGCCCCCGTGCCCTCGGGAACCGTTCGATTCTCGCTTCGCCCCTCGAAGCCGGGGTGGTCGAGCGGCTGAACGCCACGGTGAAGTTCCGCGAGCCCTTCCGCCCGTTCGCACCCATGGTCGCCGCCGCCTGTGCCGGTGAGTTCTTCACCCTCGGTCAGGACGCGCCGTACATGTCCATGGCCTCCCAGGTGACCAACGCCGCCCGCGAGCGCCTCCCCGCGATCGTCCACGCCAACGGCACCGCCCGCCTCCAGACCGTCACCGCGACACAGAACCCGTTCATGCACGAGGTCCTGGAGGCGTTCGCTCGCCGTACGGGAGTCCCGGTCCTGATCAACACCTCCCTCAACGTCAAGGGAAAACCCATCTGCGGCACCCCGGAGATGGCGTTGGACTGCTTCGCGAACTCCGGGCTGGACGCCCTGCTGCTCGAAGGGCGGTGGATCACCAAGTGAAGATCGGATACAGCTTCTGGGGCTTCCTCGGAAACGGGGTCACCGACACCCCAGACGGAGGCCGCAGCCACCGCCGGCCGCTAATCGACGCGCTTCTCAGGCGTGGTCACGACATCGTGTTTCTGCAGGCTGACCGCGATCGGCTCGAATCGGGCGACGCTCTCGGCGGCGTGTACACCTTCGACGCCGGCATCCCGGACATCGACGCGTTGTTCCTCGAATGGCGCTGGCCCATCGAGGGGCGCAACACCACCGCCTGCGGCACCGGAGGCCACACCTGTGATCTCCACCGTCAGGCGGAGCTGCTCCAGCACTACACCGTTCGACGCCGTACCCCCACCGTGATCTGGGACAAAGACCGGCAACTGCGCGAGGACAGCATCTGGCGGCGGATCCGGAACGTCGAGGTGTGCGAGGCCGCCCTCATGCCCACCCCCGGTGCCCACCGCCTGCTCTTCCCGGTTGACGATGCGCTCCTGGACGGCGCCGACCCCCTAGCCCTGGCCAGCGAGGACCGGAAGACGCCGCTCGGTTACGTCGGCAACCAGTACGACCGCGACGACGAGTTCGACCGCTTCTTCGCTCCAGCCGCCGCCCGCTTCGAGCACCGGGTGGGTGGCAAGTGGACCAGTACCGAGCGCTGGCCACACGTCACCTTCCTCGGCCGAATCCCATTCAACGCCGTCTCCCGGCTCTACCGCAGCACACTGGCCACGGTCCTGCTCCTGCCCGAGCGGTACGCCGCGGCCGGACAGATGACGCAGCGGATCTTCGAAGCCGTCCTCGCCGGATGCCTGCCGCTGGCGCCGGTCGGCATCCGGCACGTCGAGCGAATCGTCCCCGAGGACTTGGTGGTCAAGACGGGCGGCCAAGTGATCCGGCGGATCGATGACCTCCAGAAGACCGCGGGCAGCCGGCAGCACGCCGAACTGATCTCGGAGTGCATCGGTCGGCTGGAGCTGTTCCGGCTCAGCCACCAGGTCAAGGCGCTGGAGTCCGTGCTGAAGATGGCCACCGCCGCCGCGCTGTCAAGGCAGGGGGCCGCGTGATGAACCGCCTCGCTCGGGCCGGCAGGCCCAGATCATCCGTATGTGTTCCGGCGGCCGGGCCGTCCGGGCACCCGAGCACCTCTAGGCTGGAGCACCATGAAGAAGGTCGCCATCGTCGGCTGCGGAGGCAGCGGCAAGTCGGATCTTGCCCGCAAGCTGGCCAAGATCCTGGATGCTCCGGTGACGCATCTGGATGCCGCGTTCTACGACGACGAGTGGAACGCCCTGCCCATGGAGAAATTTGCCGAGATGCAGCGCGGCCTGGTCGCGCAGCCGACGTGGATCATCGACGGCAACTACAACTCCACGCTGCAGGTCCGGCTCGAAGCCTGCGACACCGTGGTGCTGATGGACGTCTCGACACCGGCGGCACTGTGGGGGATCGTCTCCCGGCAGATCAGGCACGGCGCCGGGCACAAGGGCAACGGGGTGCACAACCGCATCACCTGGGGCGTGATCAAGTACGTGGCGACGTACCGGCGCAAGATGCGACCGCGGGTCATGGCCAAGACCGAGGAGTTCGCCGCCGGGCACGCCGAAGTGGTGCTCCTCACCAGCCGCCGGCACACGCGACGCTGGCTGCAGCAGGTCGCCGCACAGCACACCTGAGCACTCCGCGCCCCGAGCGGGGGTGCGGCTCGTGATCACCAACCCCTTTCTCGACCCCGACCGCCAGGGCGAGCTGTACGGCAATGCCACCCGGCTGGCCAGCCGCTCCAGCGCCCTGATGCGGGCCAAGACCGCAGGTCGTTTCGTTCCAGAGGTCATCGTCCAGCTGGCCCAGGCGCACCGAGCCGGGGCCGATCGCCGTCTCGGTCTGGTAGCGGACATCGGATGCGGTCGGGGCACCAGCAGCCGCGTCCTGGCCAAGCAGCTGAAGCCGCAGCAGCTCGTGGGTATCGACGCTTCTCCTGCCCTCCTGGCCGCTGCCCGCAGTCGTGCCGGCCACTACCCCGGAACCCAAGTGGCGTTCCTTCAAGGGGACTTCCACCAGCTTCCCCTGCCCGATGATTCGTGTGAGCTGGCCGTTGCAGCGTTCTGCCTGTACCACTCACTCGACCCCGGGCGGGCCATTGTGGAAATCGCCCGCTCCCTGGCCCCTGGCGGGCTCGCCGTGCTGGTCACCAAGGCGCTCGACAGTTACAGAGAGATGGAT includes:
- a CDS encoding carbamoyltransferase family protein, yielding MDHVPSVVLGVCSFTHDSAAALLIDGELVGFVEEERLSQRKHTREYPRHAIGWLLDEAGITPGDVDAVAYNFQPIRYLAETPAALRMTSSGMTRSRALPRAAGFAKVAMRTRRRLQVLAWYFPGAQVTPVLHHRAHQLAAFTASGWDESAVLVVDSLGERQTTTIAHAHQGVRPRVRMLDALMDPASLGYVYGAVTEYLGWRRGDEEGTVMALAALGDPARFRDLFSRAVRTTATGFAVDPAYFLPRVLASGYPRIAPRFVDETCPPRHPGEPVQEIHQDLAAALQERTEQIMVHLARRARVVSGSRRLCVGGGVATNCVSIGRIVESGVFDEVFVPPAPGDAGTAIGAAVAVHTDSGSRRPLTGIARTCYLGPSFPEPVLHLTPWPGLKQKILGADAAEFLADQLAHGMIVGLFQGRVEAGPRALGNRSILASPLEAGVVERLNATVKFREPFRPFAPMVAAACAGEFFTLGQDAPYMSMASQVTNAARERLPAIVHANGTARLQTVTATQNPFMHEVLEAFARRTGVPVLINTSLNVKGKPICGTPEMALDCFANSGLDALLLEGRWITK
- a CDS encoding P-loop NTPase family protein, with the protein product MKKVAIVGCGGSGKSDLARKLAKILDAPVTHLDAAFYDDEWNALPMEKFAEMQRGLVAQPTWIIDGNYNSTLQVRLEACDTVVLMDVSTPAALWGIVSRQIRHGAGHKGNGVHNRITWGVIKYVATYRRKMRPRVMAKTEEFAAGHAEVVLLTSRRHTRRWLQQVAAQHT
- a CDS encoding class I SAM-dependent methyltransferase gives rise to the protein MITNPFLDPDRQGELYGNATRLASRSSALMRAKTAGRFVPEVIVQLAQAHRAGADRRLGLVADIGCGRGTSSRVLAKQLKPQQLVGIDASPALLAAARSRAGHYPGTQVAFLQGDFHQLPLPDDSCELAVAAFCLYHSLDPGRAIVEIARSLAPGGLAVLVTKALDSYREMDALVAGPLDPRAERHESLYATAHGGNLADMAQWAMDLVAVEREEHRFEFSGLDHAAEYLATNPKYDLAPGLYGNPGALAAALHEWHPDKPITTTSVITYLVARPHGGRT